TAAAGCGGAAAGAGCGCGAAAAGTGGGCAATGAGCTTGTCGGCTGAAGTTCAAGCCAGCCGCTTTTCATTTCCATTTTTCAGGGGTGAGGAGCTGTTTTAGAGATCACTGATTCGCCAGCTGAACACGGTATATCCCTTGCCGCATTTTACAACTGAAAGAGCAAGTGATAATGCAAGATTATTTCTGTAAATTTGATTTCTGTTTGAATTTGCGTTATCGTTTTCAAGTTTTTAACAGCAATCTGAAATCTCCTCTTACTGCGGGCCTGCAAAGAAGTACTGAGCAGCGAGGGTATATTCTGGCCCTTTTTTTGTCAGCTCGCTTGTAAATACGCATACGCTTTCCACCGGACAGCTCCCGAAAGACTGCTTCTTCAGGGAGCGATCTATGCTTTTGATGATTCTCGCAGGACGAGGCGATTTAATTCTTGCAAGAGTTATATGCGGCTCGAATCTTTTCGACGGACTGAAAAAGCCCTTCTCAGCGAGCGGTCTGCAAACCGCTTCCCGCAGAGCCTTGAGCTCTTCAGCTCCCTTGGTTACGCCTGCCCAGAAAGTATGGGCATTTTTCCCGAATGTTCCCGTGCCCCGAAGGGACATCGTGAAATCCGCCCTGCCGGTTACGCTGTTTCTAACGATATCGCAAACACTCTGGAGGTTGTTATCTGCCACCTCTCCAAGGAAAGCGAGAGTGATATGGGCGTCTTCAGGCTTAACCCATTTTATATCCCTGCGGAAATGTCCCAGCTCAGGAGCGATTCTCTTCTGCACCCTGTCTATCTTATCGAGGACCTCAGGGTAAGGCACAACAGCAACGAAAGTTCTCATTTTCCGTCCTTGCCTCCCTCCAGCCTTGTTGCCTTGCGGAGGTATGCAATCTGCTTGCCTGTAAGCTGCTTGAAATTGCCGATGCCAACCCCCTTCAGGCTGATATTCCCGATCTTCGTTCTTTTGAGCCTTTTCACCTTGAAATCAAGCCTTGCAAGCATTCGCCTCACCTGCCTGTTTTTCCCCTGAAATATAGTCATCTCCAAGAGAGTTTCGTTCGGGCCGCGATGGAGCACCTTTATTATTGAGCGTTTTGTCTTTCCCTCGCTCAGCCAGATGCCTTTCTTGAGCTTTTCGATTGATTCGCCGTCGAGCTGCCCCTTAACGAGGATCTCATAAGTTTTGGAGAGCTCGTATCTGGGGTGAGTGAGCCGGTTGGCAAGCTCGCTGTCGTTTGTGATGATGATTGCGCCGGTAGTTTC
This window of the Sedimentisphaera salicampi genome carries:
- the thpR gene encoding RNA 2',3'-cyclic phosphodiesterase, which gives rise to MRTFVAVVPYPEVLDKIDRVQKRIAPELGHFRRDIKWVKPEDAHITLAFLGEVADNNLQSVCDIVRNSVTGRADFTMSLRGTGTFGKNAHTFWAGVTKGAEELKALREAVCRPLAEKGFFSPSKRFEPHITLARIKSPRPARIIKSIDRSLKKQSFGSCPVESVCVFTSELTKKGPEYTLAAQYFFAGPQ
- a CDS encoding pseudouridine synthase, with the protein product MAKVRLQKILADAGIASRRKCEEIILEGDVRVNREVVDELPAFADPEVDRITYMGRRISSETKVYFLLNKPKGVLCTNSDPLNRKIAIDFVPVRQRVFCVGRLDKETTGAIIITNDSELANRLTHPRYELSKTYEILVKGQLDGESIEKLKKGIWLSEGKTKRSIIKVLHRGPNETLLEMTIFQGKNRQVRRMLARLDFKVKRLKRTKIGNISLKGVGIGNFKQLTGKQIAYLRKATRLEGGKDGK